From one Streptomyces sp. Q6 genomic stretch:
- a CDS encoding cytochrome P450, producing the protein MDDPSDDVRKIRRDPAGLSCPVGRRDDGTWQVRGYAAARAVLRSTDTVQAGLGVETVEKMPARIRRPVLYRDGPEHREHRRQTARYFTPRRVEEHYRELTERVTRKHLDTLRTDGEARLEDLTFGVAIDVACGVIGLTHSRPGIQRRLERFFPEKFGRPGLTSPQGIYWLVRQNTNWLRIYLADVRPAVRAHRTQPADNLISHLIAEGCSDAEILGECLTYAAAGMVTTREFLCVAAWHLFTDAALRERYMAGDETARLAVIHEILRLEPAVARLARRTTGALDVPGADGPVTVPAGARIDLFVDEANTDPDAVGATPTTICPGRPTTGRYAAALSFGDGPHRCPGADIAMMEANVFLGHLFALEGVRMLTPPRVTFQDEIGGYVIRGLRVAVGPE; encoded by the coding sequence ATGGACGACCCGAGCGATGATGTACGCAAGATCCGCAGGGATCCGGCCGGCCTAAGCTGTCCGGTCGGCCGCCGCGACGACGGCACCTGGCAGGTGCGCGGTTACGCGGCGGCGCGCGCCGTGCTGCGTAGCACCGACACCGTCCAGGCGGGCCTGGGCGTCGAGACCGTCGAGAAGATGCCGGCCCGGATTCGGCGGCCCGTGCTCTACCGCGACGGGCCCGAACACCGGGAGCACCGCCGCCAGACGGCCCGCTACTTCACCCCCCGCCGCGTCGAGGAGCACTATCGCGAACTCACCGAACGCGTTACCCGCAAGCACCTGGACACCCTGCGGACCGACGGCGAGGCCCGGTTGGAGGACCTCACCTTCGGCGTCGCCATCGACGTGGCGTGCGGAGTGATCGGACTGACCCACAGCAGACCCGGCATCCAACGCCGCCTGGAACGCTTCTTCCCCGAGAAGTTCGGCAGGCCCGGCCTGACCAGCCCGCAGGGGATCTACTGGCTCGTCCGCCAGAACACCAACTGGCTGCGGATCTACCTTGCCGACGTCCGCCCTGCCGTCCGAGCCCACCGCACACAGCCCGCCGACAACCTGATCTCCCACCTCATCGCCGAGGGCTGCTCGGATGCCGAGATCCTCGGCGAGTGCCTCACCTACGCCGCCGCCGGCATGGTCACCACCCGCGAGTTCCTCTGCGTGGCCGCATGGCACCTGTTCACGGACGCGGCCCTGCGCGAGCGCTACATGGCCGGGGACGAGACCGCACGCCTCGCGGTGATCCACGAGATACTGCGCCTGGAACCCGCGGTCGCCCGGCTGGCCCGGCGCACCACCGGCGCCCTCGACGTGCCCGGCGCCGACGGCCCGGTCACCGTGCCCGCGGGTGCACGCATCGACCTCTTCGTGGACGAGGCCAACACCGACCCGGACGCCGTCGGTGCCACCCCGACAACCATCTGCCCCGGCCGGCCGACCACGGGCCGCTACGCGGCCGCCCTGTCGTTCGGCGACGGGCCGCACCGCTGCCCCGGAGCCGACATCGCGATGATGGAGGCCAACGTCTTCCTCGGCCACCTCTTCGCCCTCGAGGGCGTGCGGATGCTTACGCCGCCCCGCGTCACATTCCAGGACGAGATAGGGGGCTACGTGATCCGCGGCCTGCGCGTTGCCGTCGGCCCGGAGTGA
- a CDS encoding nuclear transport factor 2 family protein, with protein sequence MQEETARSAIDTFISAFNASDDSYVTALLSQALTSDVVFWGPLGRSEGIEAVERFVLDIRRHPAGTGTMVRCSAVDMPDEWARYQWVFTTPDGGPRLMGTDVVHLRRSLIDQIIVFAGQIEPSAS encoded by the coding sequence ATGCAGGAAGAGACCGCGCGCTCCGCGATCGACACATTCATCTCCGCCTTCAACGCCTCGGACGACAGCTACGTCACTGCGCTGCTCTCCCAGGCCCTCACCTCGGACGTCGTCTTCTGGGGACCGTTGGGCCGTAGTGAGGGAATCGAGGCGGTCGAGCGGTTCGTGCTGGACATTCGGCGCCACCCCGCGGGGACCGGCACGATGGTGCGCTGTTCGGCAGTGGACATGCCCGACGAGTGGGCCCGCTACCAGTGGGTCTTCACCACACCGGACGGAGGCCCCCGCCTGATGGGAACAGACGTCGTCCACCTGCGGCGAAGCCTCATCGATCAAATCATCGTCTTCGCGGGACAGATCGAACCGTCCGCCTCCTGA
- a CDS encoding NUDIX hydrolase: MTIRRNVRAVLLDGDHLVFLRRGWPGGPSYYETVGGGVEPEDASLEAALRREVMEEIGATIGPVTEILTLTDPGEKVTVVRHYYLAQVLDTDPDLRNGPEMRDPDIGTFSPVRIPLDTSAVAALGLQPPQLTDYLHKHVTSWRT, encoded by the coding sequence ATGACGATCCGGCGCAACGTTCGCGCGGTACTGCTCGACGGCGATCACCTGGTGTTCCTGCGCCGAGGATGGCCAGGCGGTCCCAGCTACTACGAGACCGTCGGCGGAGGTGTCGAACCCGAAGACGCCAGCCTGGAAGCGGCCCTGCGCCGCGAAGTCATGGAAGAGATCGGCGCCACGATCGGCCCGGTCACCGAGATCCTGACCCTGACCGACCCGGGTGAGAAGGTCACCGTCGTCCGGCACTACTACCTCGCCCAGGTCCTGGACACGGATCCCGACCTCCGCAACGGCCCTGAAATGCGTGACCCCGACATCGGCACCTTCTCGCCCGTCCGCATCCCCCTGGACACATCAGCCGTGGCAGCACTGGGACTTCAACCGCCTCAACTCACCGATTACCTGCACAAACACGTCACATCATGGCGTACGTGA
- a CDS encoding GNAT family N-acetyltransferase yields the protein MNDLRFRLADDTDLATLVRLRDDAARWMLAQGITGQWQPGQLDENHFRQSMARGEVWLAEADDRVAGAWEVWWEDEDAWGSQPPVAGYVHRLMVDRGTRPGTGRLLLSAAERRVAAAGRTLVRLDCLADNARLNAYYLDAGYRVVGHKTGKPQPGGAPKSFTLLEKDTM from the coding sequence GTGAATGATCTGCGCTTCCGCCTCGCTGACGACACTGACCTCGCCACTCTGGTTCGTCTGCGCGACGACGCTGCCCGCTGGATGCTCGCCCAGGGCATTACCGGCCAGTGGCAGCCCGGTCAGCTGGACGAGAACCACTTCCGCCAGTCCATGGCGCGTGGTGAGGTGTGGCTCGCCGAGGCCGATGACCGCGTGGCCGGGGCCTGGGAGGTGTGGTGGGAAGACGAGGATGCCTGGGGGTCACAGCCACCGGTGGCCGGCTACGTTCATCGGCTGATGGTGGACCGCGGCACCCGGCCGGGGACGGGACGGCTTCTGCTGAGTGCTGCGGAGCGCCGCGTTGCCGCGGCGGGGCGGACGCTCGTGCGTCTGGACTGCCTGGCCGACAACGCGCGCCTGAACGCCTACTACCTGGACGCCGGCTACCGGGTTGTTGGCCACAAGACAGGCAAACCGCAGCCGGGCGGCGCACCCAAGTCATTCACGCTCCTTGAGAAGGACACCATGTAG
- a CDS encoding phospholipase D-like domain-containing protein codes for MKRTLTLITALAVTALTPTAAHAAVKKAKSPLSCESRTFTSTPGPSFNDPENPDARMNVMGPIIESINSASCGQTIRVAMYSIGNTQPGPDFANALIAAHQRGVIVKALMDAHSDNAIWQTMVTELGNDPQASSFAALCPGGCLTHYSGSALHAKYYMLSGGSDANRTVTVTSANPTSAQANTAWNSGATVKGNVDLYNSYVRYFTAMSKGALGGPGPLVPDYYNSTSGTDARTTLSPPSYQWPKARSKSDTWVDFLNNIKAPATINIAMYQWTSHGDPGDRNYLELPKKLVSLAQTGVKIRILFTAGQVDSSVQNYLKDRPNIEVHDTTRGTDANGHALHYTHDKYMSVSGTYAGTANSRLVFVGSSNWTSNGVWHNDESDLKLVGQTNYDAFMTDWQNQYNRCCGTVARQLSAEERAENKAREIPIDPKQVQE; via the coding sequence ATGAAACGAACGCTCACGCTGATCACCGCGCTGGCCGTCACCGCGCTGACGCCGACCGCGGCGCACGCGGCGGTCAAGAAGGCCAAGTCGCCGCTCAGTTGCGAGTCGCGGACGTTCACCTCGACACCGGGCCCGAGCTTCAACGACCCGGAGAACCCCGACGCCCGGATGAACGTCATGGGCCCGATCATTGAATCGATCAACAGCGCCAGTTGCGGGCAGACCATACGCGTCGCCATGTACTCGATAGGTAACACGCAGCCGGGCCCCGACTTCGCCAACGCCCTGATAGCCGCGCACCAGCGCGGCGTCATCGTCAAGGCGCTGATGGACGCTCACAGCGACAATGCGATCTGGCAGACGATGGTCACCGAGCTGGGCAACGACCCGCAAGCCTCCAGCTTCGCCGCGTTGTGCCCGGGCGGCTGTCTCACTCACTATTCCGGCTCCGCCCTGCACGCGAAGTACTACATGCTCAGCGGTGGGAGCGACGCGAACAGGACGGTGACCGTCACCAGCGCCAATCCCACCTCCGCCCAGGCCAACACCGCGTGGAACAGTGGCGCCACCGTCAAGGGCAACGTCGACCTGTACAACTCCTACGTCCGCTACTTCACCGCCATGTCGAAGGGGGCGCTGGGCGGCCCGGGTCCGCTGGTGCCCGACTACTACAACTCCACCAGCGGCACGGACGCCAGGACGACACTGTCCCCGCCCTCCTACCAGTGGCCCAAGGCGCGCTCCAAGAGCGACACCTGGGTCGACTTCCTGAACAACATCAAGGCGCCGGCCACGATCAACATCGCCATGTACCAGTGGACTTCCCACGGGGACCCGGGTGACCGGAACTACCTGGAGCTGCCGAAGAAGCTGGTCAGCCTGGCGCAAACCGGTGTCAAGATACGCATACTGTTCACTGCCGGTCAGGTTGACAGCAGCGTGCAGAACTACCTCAAGGACCGGCCCAATATCGAGGTGCACGACACCACCCGCGGCACGGACGCGAACGGCCACGCCCTGCACTACACGCACGACAAGTACATGTCGGTCAGCGGCACCTACGCGGGTACGGCCAACTCCAGACTTGTGTTCGTCGGCTCCTCGAACTGGACGAGCAACGGTGTCTGGCACAACGACGAGTCGGACCTCAAGCTGGTCGGACAGACCAACTACGACGCGTTCATGACGGACTGGCAGAACCAGTACAACCGCTGCTGCGGGACCGTGGCACGGCAGTTGAGCGCCGAGGAGCGCGCCGAGAACAAGGCACGTGAGATTCCGATCGACCCGAAGCAGGTCCAGGAGTAG
- a CDS encoding chaplin: MSRVLKSAAVLVAVGGAVLAGTGAASADSGAQGAAIGSPGVLSGNVVQVPVHVPVNACGNTVTVIGLLNPAFGNTCANGSSHWGGHTWDEGDMGHHGSMNHDGDMGMWK; the protein is encoded by the coding sequence ATGTCTCGAGTGCTGAAGAGTGCGGCGGTTCTGGTGGCCGTGGGCGGGGCCGTCCTCGCCGGTACGGGCGCCGCCTCCGCCGACAGCGGGGCCCAGGGTGCCGCAATTGGTTCACCCGGTGTGCTGTCGGGCAACGTCGTCCAGGTACCGGTCCACGTCCCGGTGAACGCCTGCGGCAACACCGTCACCGTCATCGGTCTGCTCAACCCCGCGTTCGGCAACACCTGTGCCAACGGCTCGAGCCACTGGGGCGGACACACCTGGGACGAGGGCGACATGGGCCACCACGGCTCGATGAACCACGACGGCGACATGGGCATGTGGAAGTAG
- a CDS encoding class I SAM-dependent methyltransferase — MTDEQDRVQPSGVWATAVGVARVRALETEREDPLFRDPLAQAFAATGGLWPSSPPLPDDEASRRRRLAVSFSIVIRTKFLDDLLQRASASGVRQVVLLGAGMDSRAFRMDWPEGTRLFEIDTAAPLDFKASVLRHERAVARCERITVATDLRENWPDALAAAGHDPAAPTVWIAEGLLIYLPEDAVELLLARISAQSTSGSWLGLTLGSRGVIERFGSDAVPGSAASMWVSEMPGDPVGWLAGHGWKADCHTLRERAAAYGRPISTPAQREEQPGGLIAAVRR; from the coding sequence ATGACTGATGAGCAGGATCGAGTGCAGCCGTCGGGAGTGTGGGCCACGGCGGTGGGGGTGGCGAGGGTGCGGGCGCTGGAGACCGAGCGGGAGGACCCGCTGTTCCGCGACCCGCTGGCACAGGCTTTCGCGGCCACCGGCGGCCTGTGGCCCTCCTCGCCACCGTTGCCCGATGACGAGGCCTCGCGCCGCCGCCGGCTGGCCGTGTCGTTCTCCATCGTCATCCGGACGAAGTTCCTCGACGACCTGTTGCAGCGGGCCTCCGCGTCCGGGGTCCGACAGGTCGTACTGCTCGGCGCCGGCATGGACAGCCGAGCCTTCCGGATGGACTGGCCCGAGGGCACCCGGCTGTTCGAGATCGATACCGCCGCCCCGCTGGACTTCAAGGCGTCGGTGCTGCGCCATGAGCGGGCCGTCGCACGCTGCGAGCGGATCACCGTCGCGACGGACCTGCGGGAGAACTGGCCGGACGCGCTGGCCGCCGCGGGGCACGACCCGGCGGCGCCAACCGTGTGGATCGCCGAAGGACTGCTGATCTATCTGCCCGAGGACGCGGTGGAACTGCTGCTGGCCCGGATCAGCGCGCAGTCGACGAGCGGCAGTTGGCTGGGGCTGACGTTGGGCTCGCGCGGCGTGATCGAGCGCTTCGGCTCGGACGCCGTGCCGGGGTCGGCGGCGTCCATGTGGGTTTCGGAGATGCCCGGCGACCCGGTGGGCTGGCTGGCCGGGCACGGCTGGAAGGCCGACTGCCACACCCTGCGCGAGCGCGCTGCCGCCTATGGACGCCCGATCAGTACCCCGGCGCAACGCGAGGAACAGCCCGGCGGACTGATCGCGGCGGTCCGTCGGTAG